The sequence GCGGTACCCGTGGGCCTCGGTGGAGTTCGGGGCGCGGGTGCAGGCCCTGCTGGGCGTGCCGGGCGGCCCGGTCACCGGTGTGCGCTACCAGCAGGACGGCCAGCTGCACGAGCGGCAGGCGACGCTGACGGTCGGGGCGGACGGGCGCTTCTCGCAGGTGCGGGCCGTGTCGGGCCTGACGCTGCAGGTGCTGTCGCCCGGCCAGGACGTGCTGTGGTTCTCGCTCCCCCGCCGCGCCTCTGACCCGCACGGCAGCATCGACCTGCATGTCAGCCACGGGCACTGTCTGGTCACCACGGATCACGGCGAGCGCTGGCAGGTGGGCTTCAGCCTGCCGAAAGGCGGGTATGCCGCCGCCAAGCAGGCGGGGCTGGACCCCATCAAAGCCACGCTCACCCGCACGCTGCCGTGGCTGACCGACCGGCTGCACCTGCTGACCGAGTGGAGTCAGCTCCGCCTGCTGTCGGTGGAGGTGTCGCGGCTGCGGCGCTGGTACCGGCCCGGCCTGCTGATGATCGGGGACGCGGCCCACGTGATCTCCCCCATCGGCGGGCTTGGCATCAACATGGCAATTCAGGACGCGGTGGCGGTCGCCAACCGGCTGATCGTACCGCTCCAGCGCGGCACCGTGCGGACGCGCGACCTGGCGGCGGTGCAGCGCCGCCGCGCGTGGCAGATCGCGGTGCTGCAGGCGCAGCAGGTGGTGGAGGAACATGAGGTGGTGAGCGTGATGGGCGAACCGCAGGCGGTCCACGTGCCGATGCTGCTGCTGCGCCTGATCCACCGGATTCCCGGTCTGTACCGGATTCCCGCCTACGTGACCGCCTACGGCCTGAAACCGGAGCGGCTGAGGTCCAGCCTGACCAGAGTGCAAGAGCCGGTCCTGTCGTCCAGCTGAATGCCGCCAGCCTCGGACCAGCGCAAAGGGAACGGGCTGGTTCCAGTGCGCCAAAGCCCACCCACACTGGACTTCCCGAGCACGGACGATCAGCCCACGGCTCCACTGCCTGAACCTGTGCTTGACTGAACGGCATGATCAATCTGAGCGGCAGGGTGGTGCTGGTCACCGGCGCATCACGCGGGATCGGGGCGGTGACGGTGGACGCGCTGCTGGAGGCGGGGGCCTCGGTGGTGGCGCATATGGGACGCAGCGGACAGGGCGACGCGGCGATGCCGGAGGCTGTTGAGGCCGGGCGACTGCACCACCTCGCCGGCGATCTCGCCCAACCGGGTGAGGCGGCGCGGCTGGTCCGTGAGGCGGTGGCCTGGAAAGGCCAGCTGGACGTGCTGGTGAACAACGCCGGCATCGCCCCGTCGGTCTCGGTAGACGACCCGCAGGACGTCTGGGCTGCTGTGTGGCACGACACGCTGCAGGTGAACCTGCTCAGTGTCGCGGAGAGCTGCCGCGAGGCCATCCTGCACTACCGGAGCCGGGGCGGAGGCATGATCATCAACATCGCCAGCCGGGCAGCCTTTCGCGGCGACAATCCGGACGCGATGCACTACGCCGCGTCCAAGGGCGGGGTGGTCACGCTGACCAAATCCATCGCGCGCGGGTTTGCCCGCGAGGGGGTGCTGGCCTACGCGGTGGCTCCGGGGTGGGTTCAGACCGAGATGGCGCAGGAGTATCTGGAAACCCACGCCGAGGACGTGGCGCGCGACCTTCCGATGGGCGCGGCTCCCCCGGAGGATGTGGCGCAGACGGTGGTGTTCCTGGCCTCCGGGCGGGTGCCGCATATGACCGGGGCGACTCTGGACATCAACGGCGCCTCCTACGTGCGGTAAGCAGGACCAGCCCGCCACCTGCTGAATGCCCCCGACGTGCTGTCGGAGCACCGGCAGGGTCTGCTGCATTGACAGTTGTGCTCCGGCAGGAAGCCCTGCGGTGCGGATATGCATCACCAGCGCCGGCCGACTTACGAAAGGCCGTGGATGGTTGCCTCAACGTTCGCAACTTTCTTTCCCGTGCCAACCGCATGTACCATCCATGGTGTGTTCCGGAGAAAGGCGTTCAGCAGCGCACAGAGGCCGGTTCACTCTGGGAATTCGATGCCCGATCTCCCCGGTCCTCCCGCCCGCTTTACCGTGAAAGTTGACTCCGGAGGTCGAATTCTGTACCTTTGAATTGCACCAAAAATGACAGAGTTCAGCACACAGTCGTCTTTCGCTCCCTGAGGCCTACCGTCCTTGTTTGCTGGGTCTGCCGGGTCAGGAGCTATCGCCGTTTTCTGTGGCTCTGGGTGGTGAATACGGAGGAAGGTATGAAACGACCTGCTTCATTCGGCATGATTGCGCTGGCCCTCGCCACCGGAATGGTGTTCGCTCAGACGCTGCCCAAGCTGGCAGCCAAGTCCACCTACCGGGTCGGGTTCGCCCAGACCGAGAGCAACAACCCCTGGCGTCTGGCGCAGACCAAGAGTATGCAGGACGAGGCCAAGCGGCTCGGCTACCAGCTGGTCTACACCGACGCCGCCGGCTCCACCGCCAAGCAGGTGGCGGACGTCCGCAGCATGATCGCCCAGAAGGTGGACGTGATCTTCCTCTCGCCGCGCGAGGACAAGCCGCTGGCCCCGGTGGTCAAGGAAGCCCGCAACGCCGGCATTCCAGTGATCCTGCTGGACCGCAACATCGATCCGGCGCTCGCCAAGGCCGGCACCGATTACGTCACGTTCATCGGCTCGGACTTCATCAAGGAAGGCCAGCGCGTGGCCGATTGGCTGATCAAGAACAACAAGGGCAAGATGAACATCATCGAGCTGGAGGGCACCACCGGCTCCAGCCCGGCCAACGACCGCAAGAAGGGCTTCGACGACGCCATCAAGAAGGCCGGCGGCTTCAAGATCCTGGCCAGCCAGTCCGGCGACTTCGCCCGCGACAAGGGCCGCCAGGTGGCCGAGACGCTGCTGCAGGCGCACCCGGACGCCAACGTCATCTACGCCCACAACGACGAGATGGCCATCGGGGCGGTCTCGGCGCTGGAGGCGGCCGGCAAGAAGCCGGGCGTGGACGTGCTGGTGCTGTCCATCGACGGCGGCAAGGAAGCAGTCAAGATGGTCGTGGACGGCAAGATGAACTACGTGGTGGAGTGCAACCCGCGCTTCGGCCCGGAGGCGTTCAAGACGCTGCAGGGCTACGCCAAGGGCACCAAGTACCCGGCCAAGATCATCAACCAGGACCGCGACTACACCCCGCAGACGGCCGCCGCCGGCCTGTCCAGCGCGTACTGACCTGGGGGCCCACCCCTCCACCAGCATTCCCTGTGCGCCGCGCTGACTCAGCGTGGCGCGCACGTCATGGAGACTGACCTTGACCTTTTCCCCTGTGTCCGCCTCGCCCCCGCTGCTGGAGATGCAGGGGCTTCAGAAGTCGTTTGCCGGTGTCAAGGCCCTGGACAACGCCTCGTTGACGGTCGGCGCGGCCGAAGTCCACGCGCTGATCGGGCAGAACGGGGCCGGCAAGAGCACCCTGATCAAGGTGCTGACCGGCGCCTACCAGCGTGATGCCGGGACCGTCACCTTCGCCGGGCAGCCGGTGGCGTTCGGGTCCCCGCTGGCGGCCCAGCGCGGCGGCATCGCCACCATCTATCAGGAAGTCAATCTGGTGCCGCTGCGGACCGTGGCGGAGAACATCTTCCTGGGCCGGGAGCCTCGGCGCTACGGCCTGCTTCAGCGCCCGGTGATGAACCGCGAGGCCGAGCGACTGCTGGGGGAACTGGGCCTCACGGTGGACGTGACCCAGCCGCTGAGCAGCTACAGCACCGCCATTCAGCAGATGGTGGCGCTGGCGCGCGCCGTCTCGATCAATGCCCGGCTGGTCATCATGGACGAGCCGACCAGCAGCCTCAACGAACGTGAGGTGGAGACGCTCTTCGGCGTGATCCGCGGGCTGAAGGCGCGCGGCGTCTCGGTGATCTTCGTGTCGCACCGGCTGGACGAGCTGTACGCCGTGTGCGACCGCATCACCGTGATGCGCGACGGGCGCAC comes from Deinococcus sonorensis KR-87 and encodes:
- a CDS encoding SDR family NAD(P)-dependent oxidoreductase; its protein translation is MINLSGRVVLVTGASRGIGAVTVDALLEAGASVVAHMGRSGQGDAAMPEAVEAGRLHHLAGDLAQPGEAARLVREAVAWKGQLDVLVNNAGIAPSVSVDDPQDVWAAVWHDTLQVNLLSVAESCREAILHYRSRGGGMIINIASRAAFRGDNPDAMHYAASKGGVVTLTKSIARGFAREGVLAYAVAPGWVQTEMAQEYLETHAEDVARDLPMGAAPPEDVAQTVVFLASGRVPHMTGATLDINGASYVR
- a CDS encoding ABC transporter substrate-binding protein, translating into MKRPASFGMIALALATGMVFAQTLPKLAAKSTYRVGFAQTESNNPWRLAQTKSMQDEAKRLGYQLVYTDAAGSTAKQVADVRSMIAQKVDVIFLSPREDKPLAPVVKEARNAGIPVILLDRNIDPALAKAGTDYVTFIGSDFIKEGQRVADWLIKNNKGKMNIIELEGTTGSSPANDRKKGFDDAIKKAGGFKILASQSGDFARDKGRQVAETLLQAHPDANVIYAHNDEMAIGAVSALEAAGKKPGVDVLVLSIDGGKEAVKMVVDGKMNYVVECNPRFGPEAFKTLQGYAKGTKYPAKIINQDRDYTPQTAAAGLSSAY
- a CDS encoding FAD-dependent oxidoreductase; this encodes MTRAGAGEVVIAGGGPAGMVLALLLARQGVPVTVLEAARDFNRAFRGDTLHPATLELMAQLGLVDALLALPHTRAGAARFITPTRIQTLANFAHLRSPYPYLAVMSQTRFLEFLHAELQRYPWASVEFGARVQALLGVPGGPVTGVRYQQDGQLHERQATLTVGADGRFSQVRAVSGLTLQVLSPGQDVLWFSLPRRASDPHGSIDLHVSHGHCLVTTDHGERWQVGFSLPKGGYAAAKQAGLDPIKATLTRTLPWLTDRLHLLTEWSQLRLLSVEVSRLRRWYRPGLLMIGDAAHVISPIGGLGINMAIQDAVAVANRLIVPLQRGTVRTRDLAAVQRRRAWQIAVLQAQQVVEEHEVVSVMGEPQAVHVPMLLLRLIHRIPGLYRIPAYVTAYGLKPERLRSSLTRVQEPVLSSS